A stretch of the Mycobacterium shigaense genome encodes the following:
- a CDS encoding gamma-glutamyl-gamma-aminobutyrate hydrolase family protein: protein MGLNAEPEGLDPQRPVVGLTSYLEQVRTGIWDLSAGYLPADYFQGVNSAGGIAVLLPPQPVDDGVVGSVLDGLDALVITGGYDLDPAAYGQQPHSTTDTPRADRDAWEFALLRGALDRGLPVLGICRGAQVLNVAFGGTLHQHLPDVLGHNGHRAGNGIFNRLPVGTVPGTRLAGLIGESAIASCYHHQAIDKVGESLVVSARDGDGVVEALELPGDDFVLAVQWHPEQTPDDLRLFEAVVHAARLYAGSR, encoded by the coding sequence GTGGGTTTGAACGCTGAGCCGGAGGGTCTCGACCCGCAGCGCCCGGTGGTGGGCCTGACCAGTTACCTGGAACAGGTGCGCACCGGGATCTGGGACCTCTCCGCCGGGTACCTGCCCGCCGACTATTTCCAGGGCGTCAACTCGGCCGGCGGCATCGCGGTGTTGCTGCCGCCGCAGCCGGTGGACGACGGGGTCGTCGGCTCGGTGCTGGACGGCCTGGACGCCCTGGTGATCACCGGCGGTTACGACCTGGACCCCGCCGCCTATGGGCAGCAACCGCATTCGACGACCGACACGCCCCGCGCCGACCGCGATGCCTGGGAATTCGCGCTGTTGCGTGGCGCGCTGGACCGCGGGCTGCCGGTGCTGGGCATCTGCCGCGGCGCGCAGGTGCTCAACGTCGCCTTCGGCGGCACTCTGCACCAGCACCTACCGGATGTCCTGGGGCACAACGGACATCGGGCCGGCAACGGGATCTTCAACCGGCTGCCGGTCGGCACCGTGCCGGGCACCCGGCTGGCCGGACTGATCGGGGAGTCGGCCATCGCCTCCTGCTATCACCATCAGGCCATCGACAAGGTCGGCGAGTCGTTGGTGGTCAGCGCGCGGGATGGCGACGGCGTGGTCGAGGCGCTCGAGCTGCCCGGCGACGACTTCGTCCTGGCCGTGCAGTGGCATCCGGAGCAGACGCCGGACGACCTGCGGCTGTTCGAGGCGGTGGTGCACGCCGCCCGGTTGTACGCCGGCAGCCGATAA
- the map gene encoding type I methionyl aminopeptidase, with the protein MPARTALSPGVLSPTLPVPNRIPRPEYAWKPTVREGTEPWVQTPEVIEKMRVAGRIAAAALQEAGKAVAPGVTTDELDRIAHEYMVDNGAYPSTLGYKGFPKSCCTSLNEVICHGIPDSTVVQDGDIVNIDVTAYIDGVHGDTNATFLAGDVSEEHRLLVERTHEATMRAIKAVKPGRALSVVGRVIEAYANRFGYNVVRDFTGHGIGTTFHNGLVVLHYDQPAVETIIEPGMTFTIEPMINLGALDYEIWDDGWTVVTKDRKWTAQFEHTLLVTAAGAEILTQV; encoded by the coding sequence ATGCCTGCTCGCACCGCGCTTTCGCCGGGAGTGTTGTCGCCGACGCTGCCGGTGCCCAATCGCATCCCGCGCCCGGAATACGCCTGGAAGCCCACCGTCAGGGAGGGCACCGAGCCGTGGGTGCAGACACCGGAAGTGATCGAGAAGATGCGCGTCGCCGGGCGGATCGCGGCCGCCGCGCTGCAGGAGGCGGGCAAGGCCGTCGCGCCGGGCGTGACGACCGACGAACTGGACCGGATCGCCCACGAGTACATGGTCGACAACGGCGCCTACCCGTCGACGCTGGGCTACAAGGGATTCCCGAAGTCGTGCTGCACGTCGCTCAACGAGGTCATCTGTCACGGCATCCCGGACTCGACGGTGGTGCAGGACGGTGACATCGTCAACATCGACGTCACCGCGTACATCGACGGCGTGCACGGCGACACCAATGCGACGTTTCTGGCCGGCGATGTCTCGGAGGAGCATCGGCTGCTCGTCGAGCGCACGCACGAGGCGACGATGCGCGCGATCAAGGCCGTCAAGCCCGGGCGTGCGCTGTCCGTCGTCGGCCGCGTCATCGAGGCATACGCAAACCGGTTCGGCTACAACGTCGTTCGCGACTTCACCGGCCACGGGATCGGCACCACCTTCCACAACGGGTTGGTGGTGTTGCACTACGACCAGCCCGCCGTCGAGACCATCATCGAGCCGGGCATGACGTTCACGATCGAACCGATGATCAACCTCGGTGCGCTGGACTACGAGATCTGGGACGACGGCTGGACGGTCGTCACCAAGGACCGCAAGTGGACCGCGCAATTCGAGCACACCCTGCTGGTCACCGCCGCCGGTGCCGAGATCCTGACCCAGGTGTAA
- a CDS encoding penicillin-binding transpeptidase domain-containing protein has protein sequence MATKTSPVSVVSVAAGMLLAAVLALSGCTPRPDGPGPAADKFFRALSVGDTATAAQLCDDANDAREALNAAWSGLQATHLDAQVLSAKYAEDTGTVSYRFTWHLPKNRTWNYDGELKMARYEGRWEVRWTPTDLHPRLGEHQTFALRADQPRRASVNELGGSDVLAPGYRYHYTLDAAAAGPPQSLSFTTHMIVDVLRPFNDTLTDPQLLAERASSTPNQVDLGVTLLPADNDKVFPAIGRLPGIVVTPQADMLPTDPHFASAVIGQVKKAVIDQLDGQAGWRVVSVNQNNVDVAVLHEVEGSPAPSVSITLDRAVQNAAQHAVDTRGGKAMIVVIKPSTGEILAIAQNGAADADGLPATNGLFPPGSTFKMVTAGAAIDRDMATPNTMLGCPGHLDIGHRTIPNYGGFDLGVVSMSRAFASSCNTTFAELSSKMPPRGLTQAATRYGIGLDYTVDGITTVTGSVPPTVDLAERTEDGFGQGRVLASPFGMALVAATVAAGRTPVPQLIAGRPTTVEGPDVPDTPISPKMVDALRPMMRLVVTNGTAKEINGCGEIYGKTGEAEFPGGSHSWFAGYRGDLAFASLIVGGGSSEYAVRMTKVMFESLPPGYLA, from the coding sequence ATGGCCACAAAAACCTCACCTGTATCAGTTGTTTCGGTCGCCGCCGGCATGCTGCTCGCGGCGGTGCTGGCGCTGTCCGGATGCACGCCGCGGCCCGACGGCCCGGGGCCGGCGGCCGACAAGTTCTTTCGCGCCCTGTCGGTCGGGGATACCGCGACGGCCGCGCAGTTGTGCGACGACGCCAACGACGCCCGCGAGGCGCTCAACGCCGCCTGGTCGGGGCTGCAGGCCACCCATCTGGACGCCCAGGTCCTGAGCGCGAAGTACGCCGAGGACACCGGTACGGTCAGCTACCGCTTCACCTGGCATCTGCCGAAGAATCGGACCTGGAACTACGACGGCGAGCTGAAGATGGCGCGCTACGAAGGTCGCTGGGAGGTCCGCTGGACGCCGACCGATCTGCATCCGCGGCTGGGCGAGCACCAGACGTTCGCGCTGCGCGCCGATCAGCCGCGGCGGGCCTCGGTCAACGAGCTCGGCGGCAGCGACGTGCTGGCGCCGGGCTACCGCTATCACTACACGCTGGACGCCGCCGCGGCCGGACCGCCGCAATCGCTGAGCTTCACCACCCACATGATCGTCGACGTGCTGCGGCCGTTCAACGACACGCTCACCGACCCGCAGCTGCTCGCCGAGCGGGCCAGCTCGACACCCAACCAGGTCGACTTGGGCGTGACGCTGCTGCCCGCCGACAACGACAAGGTCTTTCCCGCCATCGGACGGCTGCCCGGCATCGTCGTCACGCCCCAGGCCGACATGCTGCCCACCGACCCGCATTTCGCGTCGGCGGTCATCGGCCAGGTCAAGAAGGCGGTGATCGACCAGCTCGACGGCCAGGCGGGCTGGCGGGTGGTCAGCGTCAACCAGAACAACGTCGACGTCGCCGTGCTGCACGAGGTCGAGGGGTCGCCGGCGCCGTCGGTGTCCATCACCCTTGACCGCGCGGTGCAGAACGCCGCGCAGCACGCGGTGGACACCCGCGGCGGCAAGGCGATGATCGTGGTGATCAAGCCGTCGACGGGCGAGATCCTCGCGATCGCGCAGAACGGCGCCGCCGACGCCGACGGTCTGCCGGCGACCAACGGCCTGTTTCCGCCCGGGTCGACGTTCAAGATGGTCACGGCCGGCGCGGCCATCGACCGCGACATGGCCACGCCCAACACCATGCTCGGCTGCCCGGGCCACCTGGACATCGGCCACCGCACCATCCCGAACTACGGCGGCTTCGACCTCGGCGTGGTGTCGATGTCGCGAGCGTTCGCCAGTTCGTGCAACACTACGTTCGCCGAGCTGAGCAGCAAGATGCCGCCCCGCGGCCTGACCCAGGCGGCCACCCGCTACGGCATCGGGCTGGACTACACCGTCGACGGCATCACCACCGTGACCGGGTCGGTGCCGCCGACCGTCGACCTGGCCGAGCGCACCGAGGACGGCTTCGGCCAGGGCAGGGTGCTGGCCAGCCCGTTCGGCATGGCCCTGGTGGCGGCCACCGTCGCGGCCGGCAGGACGCCGGTGCCGCAACTGATCGCCGGCCGGCCGACGACGGTCGAGGGCCCGGACGTCCCAGACACACCGATCAGCCCGAAGATGGTCGACGCGCTGCGGCCGATGATGCGGCTGGTGGTGACCAACGGGACCGCCAAGGAGATCAACGGCTGCGGCGAGATCTACGGCAAGACCGGTGAGGCCGAGTTCCCCGGCGGATCGCACTCCTGGTTCGCGGGGTACCGCGGCGATCTGGCGTTCGCATCGCTGATCGTCGGGGGAGGCAGTTCGGAGTACGCCGTCCGGATGACCAAAGTGATGTTCGAATCGTTGCCCCCGGGCTACCTGGCCTGA
- a CDS encoding DUF1707 SHOCT-like domain-containing protein, with protein sequence MTETGGDMVAPMSLRVSDADRNGTMRRLHNAVALGLIDINEFEQRSSRVSYARTRSELDGLVGDLPGPGAIVTSAADRVELRGWAGSLRRHGEWTVPTRLALVRRVGSVKLELTKARFAGPVVVIELDMRFGSVEIWLPEGASASIDDVQVYGGSARDRRKDAPAEGTPHVVLTGRVVCGSVTIRGPRRSLHWPPRAR encoded by the coding sequence ATGACGGAAACCGGCGGGGACATGGTGGCCCCGATGTCACTGCGGGTCTCCGACGCCGACCGCAACGGCACGATGCGGCGACTGCACAACGCGGTTGCGCTCGGGCTGATCGATATCAACGAGTTCGAGCAACGGTCGTCGCGGGTGTCCTACGCGCGCACCCGCAGCGAGCTGGACGGCCTGGTCGGTGACCTGCCGGGTCCGGGCGCGATCGTGACCTCGGCGGCCGACCGGGTGGAGTTGCGCGGCTGGGCCGGCTCGCTGCGGCGGCACGGTGAATGGACCGTGCCCACACGGCTGGCGCTGGTGCGCCGGGTCGGTTCGGTCAAACTCGAGCTCACCAAGGCCCGGTTCGCGGGGCCGGTGGTGGTGATCGAGCTGGACATGCGGTTCGGCTCGGTGGAGATCTGGCTGCCGGAGGGCGCCAGCGCCTCCATCGACGACGTCCAGGTGTACGGCGGCAGCGCCCGCGACCGCCGCAAGGACGCACCGGCCGAGGGAACGCCGCACGTCGTGCTGACCGGCCGGGTGGTGTGCGGCTCGGTGACCATCCGCGGACCGCGCCGCTCGCTGCACTGGCCGCCGCGCGCCCGCTGA
- a CDS encoding GNAT family N-acetyltransferase, translating to MSAPPLFRLVGDRRVSVVRDAAAVWRVFTDDPIGSCMVASRVADHGIEPNAIGGELWTRRGAQESLCFAGANLIPLRGGPDDLNAFADEAMSATRRCSSLVGRAELVMPMWQRLEPAWGPARDVRANQPLMALATHPRCELDAEVRQVRPEELDAYLVAAVDMFIGEVGVDPRLGDGGRGYRRRVASLIAAGRAWARFERGQVVFKAEVGSQSPGVGQIQGVWVHPEWRGMGLGARGTAMLAAVIIGSGRIASLYVNNFNAVARAAYARVGFEEVGTFATVLLD from the coding sequence ATGTCGGCTCCGCCCCTCTTTCGCCTGGTCGGCGACCGACGGGTGTCCGTGGTGCGTGATGCCGCCGCCGTCTGGCGGGTGTTCACCGACGATCCGATCGGGTCGTGCATGGTCGCGTCCCGCGTCGCCGATCACGGTATCGAGCCCAACGCCATCGGCGGGGAGCTGTGGACGCGGCGCGGCGCGCAGGAGTCGCTGTGCTTCGCCGGCGCCAACCTCATCCCGCTGCGCGGCGGACCGGACGATCTGAATGCCTTCGCCGACGAGGCGATGAGCGCGACCCGGCGGTGTTCGTCGCTGGTCGGCCGGGCGGAGCTGGTGATGCCGATGTGGCAGCGGCTCGAGCCGGCCTGGGGCCCGGCCCGCGACGTGCGCGCCAACCAACCGCTGATGGCGCTGGCCACCCACCCGCGGTGTGAGCTCGACGCCGAGGTGCGCCAGGTGCGGCCCGAGGAGCTGGACGCCTACCTGGTGGCCGCGGTCGACATGTTCATCGGCGAGGTCGGCGTCGACCCGCGGCTCGGTGACGGCGGCCGCGGTTACCGCCGCCGGGTGGCCAGCCTGATCGCCGCCGGCCGCGCCTGGGCACGCTTCGAGCGCGGTCAGGTCGTCTTCAAGGCTGAGGTCGGGTCCCAATCCCCGGGGGTGGGCCAGATCCAGGGGGTCTGGGTACATCCCGAGTGGCGCGGGATGGGCCTGGGCGCGCGGGGCACAGCGATGCTGGCCGCGGTGATCATCGGCAGCGGCCGCATCGCCAGCCTGTACGTGAACAACTTCAACGCGGTGGCCCGCGCCGCCTACGCGCGGGTGGGTTTCGAGGAAGTCGGGACCTTCGCGACGGTGCTGCTCGACTAG
- a CDS encoding alpha/beta hydrolase has product MMTTLDGFPVPVDLAGPEKGVVVIILGDEDRPLVAYEAVCERLHTASLRTVVIGFDPRLTPKSVVGILDALGISWAVVVGDRAGGELAWQLAATRIGRFVGLVAVDRGHPRVADRNGVVRDEQCPPVEVGTTVLVSSPAARNVARDSQRYVYSEYRTVDLLTRRNAQESTAQLAAEIVLRTSTW; this is encoded by the coding sequence ATGATGACCACTCTCGACGGCTTTCCCGTCCCGGTGGACCTCGCCGGTCCAGAAAAGGGTGTCGTCGTCATCATCCTGGGCGATGAGGACCGCCCGTTGGTCGCCTACGAGGCGGTTTGCGAACGCCTGCACACCGCCTCCCTGCGCACCGTCGTGATCGGCTTCGACCCGCGGCTGACCCCCAAGTCGGTGGTCGGCATCCTCGACGCGCTGGGCATCAGCTGGGCGGTGGTTGTCGGTGACCGCGCCGGCGGCGAATTGGCCTGGCAACTCGCGGCGACCCGGATCGGCCGGTTCGTCGGCCTGGTGGCCGTCGACCGCGGCCACCCGCGGGTGGCCGACCGCAACGGCGTGGTGCGCGACGAGCAATGCCCGCCGGTGGAGGTCGGCACGACCGTGTTGGTCAGCTCGCCGGCCGCCCGCAACGTGGCCCGCGACAGTCAGCGCTACGTCTACTCCGAGTACCGCACGGTCGACCTGCTCACCCGGCGCAACGCGCAAGAATCGACGGCGCAGTTGGCGGCCGAGATCGTGTTGCGCACCAGCACCTGGTAA
- the ispG gene encoding flavodoxin-dependent (E)-4-hydroxy-3-methylbut-2-enyl-diphosphate synthase codes for MTIGLGMPEAPAPTLAPRRTTRQLMVRDVGVGSDHPISVQSMCTTKTHDVNSTLQQIAELTAAGCDIVRVACPRQEDADALAEIARHSQIPVIADIHFQPKYIFAAINAGCAAVRVNPGNIKEFDGRVGEVAKAAAAAGIPIRIGVNAGSLDKRFMEKYGKATPEALVESALWEASLFEEHGFGDIKISVKHNDPVVMVAAYEQLAARCDYPLHLGVTEAGPAFQGTIKSAVAFGALLSRGIGDTIRVSLSAPPVEEVKVGIQILESLNLRPRGLEIVSCPSCGRAQVDVYTLANAVSAGLDGLDVPLRVAVMGCVVNGPGEAREADLGVASGNGKGQIFVRGEVIKTVPEAQIVETLIEEAQRLAAEMGMAMDSDHGPETTASGSPIVTVS; via the coding sequence GTGACGATTGGCTTGGGCATGCCGGAGGCACCCGCGCCCACGCTTGCCCCCCGGCGCACCACCCGCCAACTGATGGTCCGCGACGTGGGGGTCGGCAGTGACCATCCCATCTCGGTGCAGTCGATGTGCACCACCAAGACCCACGACGTCAACTCGACGCTGCAGCAGATCGCGGAGCTCACCGCGGCCGGCTGCGACATCGTCCGGGTGGCCTGCCCGCGCCAGGAGGACGCCGACGCGCTGGCCGAGATCGCCCGGCACAGCCAGATCCCGGTGATCGCCGACATCCACTTCCAGCCGAAGTACATCTTCGCCGCGATCAACGCCGGCTGCGCCGCGGTGCGGGTGAATCCGGGCAACATCAAGGAGTTCGACGGCCGGGTCGGCGAGGTGGCCAAGGCCGCGGCCGCCGCGGGCATCCCGATCCGCATCGGCGTCAACGCCGGGTCGCTGGACAAGCGGTTCATGGAGAAGTACGGCAAGGCCACGCCCGAGGCACTGGTCGAGTCGGCGTTGTGGGAGGCCTCGCTGTTCGAGGAGCACGGTTTCGGCGACATCAAGATCAGCGTCAAGCACAACGACCCCGTCGTGATGGTCGCCGCCTACGAGCAGCTGGCCGCCCGGTGCGACTACCCGCTGCACCTCGGCGTCACCGAGGCCGGGCCCGCGTTCCAGGGCACCATCAAGTCCGCGGTCGCCTTCGGCGCGCTGCTGAGCCGCGGCATCGGCGACACCATCCGGGTGTCGCTGTCGGCGCCGCCGGTCGAGGAAGTCAAGGTCGGCATCCAGATCCTCGAATCGCTGAACCTGCGGCCGCGCGGGCTCGAGATCGTGTCCTGCCCGTCGTGCGGGCGTGCGCAGGTCGACGTCTACACCCTGGCCAACGCCGTCTCCGCGGGGCTGGACGGCCTCGACGTGCCGCTGCGGGTCGCCGTGATGGGCTGCGTCGTCAACGGACCCGGCGAGGCCCGCGAGGCCGACCTGGGCGTCGCGTCCGGAAACGGCAAGGGCCAGATCTTCGTGCGCGGCGAGGTCATCAAGACCGTGCCCGAGGCTCAGATCGTGGAGACGCTGATCGAAGAGGCTCAGCGGCTCGCCGCTGAAATGGGCATGGCGATGGACAGCGATCACGGTCCTGAAACAACAGCGAGCGGTTCGCCGATTGTGACCGTAAGCTGA
- a CDS encoding cobyric acid synthase encodes MSGALLVAGTSSDAGKSVVVAGLCRLLARTGIRVAPFKAQNMSNNSVVTVDGGEIGRAQALQARAAGLAPSVRFNPILLKPGSDRTSQLVIRGQVADSVSAADYVQHRDVLAKVVIEELSCLRDEFDAVICEGAGSAAEINLRATDLANMGLARAGNLPVILVGDIDRGGLLAHLFGTVAVLEAADQALIAGFIVNKFRGDPALLEPGLRQLLDMTGRPTYGVLPYAEELWLDAEDSLSVLAHRVVGTPEPPRGDEWLRVAAVRLPRISNSTDVEALACEPGVLVRWVTDPADVADADLIVLPGSKATVADLAWLRERGLAAAIAGHAASGGPVLGICGGMQMLCRNITDTVESRRGEVAGLGLLDADIAFGDVKTLRSWQRPLTGYEIHYGRLTRCGAASWFDVEAQPHGIHRGAVYGTHWHGLLDNDDFRRAWLTRVADAAGRTGFVVAADTDVAGRRDAQLDRVADLLAAHLDTDAVLGLLDGPPPQRPHVASRLRSG; translated from the coding sequence GTGAGCGGGGCTCTGCTCGTCGCGGGGACCAGCTCCGACGCGGGCAAATCGGTGGTGGTCGCCGGGCTGTGCCGGCTGTTGGCCCGCACCGGAATCCGGGTCGCGCCGTTCAAGGCGCAGAACATGTCCAACAATTCGGTGGTCACCGTCGACGGCGGCGAAATCGGCCGCGCCCAGGCGCTGCAGGCCAGGGCGGCCGGGCTGGCGCCCAGCGTGCGCTTCAACCCGATCCTGCTGAAACCGGGCAGCGACCGGACCTCGCAGCTGGTGATCCGCGGGCAGGTCGCGGACTCGGTCTCCGCGGCCGACTATGTGCAGCACCGCGACGTGCTCGCCAAGGTCGTCATCGAGGAATTGTCTTGTCTGCGCGACGAATTCGACGCGGTGATCTGCGAGGGGGCCGGATCTGCGGCCGAGATCAACCTGCGCGCAACCGATCTGGCCAACATGGGACTGGCCCGGGCGGGGAACCTGCCCGTGATCCTGGTCGGCGACATCGATCGCGGCGGCCTGCTGGCCCACCTGTTCGGGACGGTAGCGGTGCTCGAGGCGGCAGACCAGGCGCTGATCGCGGGCTTCATCGTCAACAAATTCCGCGGCGACCCCGCGCTGCTGGAGCCGGGGTTGCGGCAGCTGCTCGACATGACCGGCCGGCCCACCTACGGGGTGCTGCCGTATGCCGAGGAGCTGTGGCTGGATGCCGAGGACTCGCTGTCGGTGCTGGCCCACCGCGTCGTCGGGACCCCGGAGCCGCCGCGCGGCGACGAGTGGCTGCGGGTGGCTGCGGTACGGCTGCCCCGGATCTCCAACTCCACCGATGTCGAGGCGCTGGCCTGCGAGCCAGGCGTGCTGGTGCGCTGGGTGACCGACCCGGCCGACGTGGCCGACGCCGACCTGATCGTGCTGCCGGGCAGCAAGGCCACCGTCGCCGACCTGGCCTGGCTGCGCGAGCGCGGGCTGGCCGCGGCCATCGCCGGGCATGCCGCGTCCGGCGGGCCGGTGCTCGGCATCTGCGGCGGCATGCAGATGCTGTGCCGGAACATCACCGACACGGTGGAGTCCCGACGCGGCGAGGTCGCCGGGCTGGGGCTGCTGGACGCCGACATCGCCTTCGGCGACGTCAAGACGCTGCGCAGCTGGCAGCGCCCGCTCACCGGGTACGAGATCCACTACGGCCGGCTGACCCGGTGCGGTGCGGCGAGCTGGTTCGATGTCGAGGCGCAGCCGCACGGCATCCACCGGGGTGCCGTCTACGGCACGCACTGGCACGGCCTGCTCGACAACGACGACTTCCGGCGCGCCTGGCTCACCCGCGTCGCCGACGCCGCCGGCCGGACCGGGTTCGTCGTTGCCGCCGACACCGACGTCGCCGGCCGCCGCGACGCCCAGCTGGATCGGGTCGCCGACCTGTTGGCCGCGCACCTGGACACCGACGCGGTGCTCGGCCTCCTCGACGGCCCGCCGCCGCAGCGGCCGCACGTCGCGAGCAGGCTGCGATCCGGATAA